The genomic stretch GTTTTTGAGATGGGTTTTTTCAGTACCATTTTTGAGATGGGTTTTTTTGACAGGCTGTGGAAGTGATTGATGAAGTGTATTGCCTGGTCTTGTTGGTTCCTGAAAATCAGGTGAGGCTTATCTATTATATAATCTTGTTTTGGTTCAGTTTATAGGTTTGGATGAAAAGGGGAAAAATGTCTTAATTTATAGGTTTTGATTTTATGGTCATGGCAAATATTTTTAGTGAGCATGCTAATTgtaatggatttttctgaatgtAGTAGGTTCTAACATCAAGAATATGACATGAATATGCATTGTTGAGTCACAAGGTAATACTTTTCAGGATCTTCTTGTTCTTTGGCTTAATGGTGAACCTGGTGGCTTTAGCTTTTATGTCTTTACTCATTCTTGTATTTATCTTTCATATATATATCCTTTCATTTGCTACACGTGAACTAGGCGTTCTGTTACTACACAAGACAAACATAGAGAAACGATCACAGAAGTTAGATTTCAACAAGATTCAAATCTGTTTGCAACCGCTTCTGTTGATACAACAGTAAAACTATGGAATGCAACAACTGTGAGTCTCTTTCTTTTCATATCCCTTTTATTATATTCATTCTTCTGTGCATTAATTGTGTAACTTGAGGATTGATTAATTCATTATGTTTTCATGTTTCATGATATAAAGTTGAGCTATGAGAAACATGAGAAAGGACTTAGACATAGAGGGACTGTAAGATCGTTGGACTTCCACCCATTACACGAAAATACTCTTTGCTCATCGGACGATACATTTTCTACTAGATTATCAATACATTTTCTTTATTCAATACATTTTCTTTATGAACTCATTACTATTGATGTCCACCTTGACCAAAAATTTTATGGATTATATTCCCTTGtatctctcattttctttctctGTTTTGGTTCTACCTCTACAATTTTGGATGTGCTCTTCTTATGTGGTAAAGGATGAGGATGGAGGTGCTTTGATGTAtagtatttttgtttgtttttcagaGCTAATTATCTATAAGCTTTGATTCAGGAATGTGAAAAACTGTGTATATAATATCTTTGATGAAGTATCTGACTCAAAATATCCTAGTTTTAAAAAGGTAAATCTATAGTTTCCTTTTTCTAATAAACTCTGTTGATTCCATTATCATTTTTCTTCTTCAGCTTTCACTGAACTTGTAACTTACGCAGGCTATATATAACAATGCTGCTAGTATATGGAAAGCAAAAGATATGCCAATGAATAATgatatttgtttgtttgaatgaatGAATTAGTTACGCAGTGGAAGCTTCTAACCATTTCGATGCAGGCGGTGAATTCGTTGAACATGGAGGAGGATTGGTTTCGATTGGAATCAGAATGGGGAGGTACGTTAAAATGTTTCTTGGATttgcatttttgtttttgttatagaGGCATGAGATGAATTATGATAATGTTTGACATTTGAAAGCTCTTTTTAGGTGCTATGAGATTGACTGGAGATCAAGGATTATAGCTGTGAAGGAATCATATGTAGTTTTGGATAAACCTGCTGGCACTTCAATATGTAATCAATCTTACACTATGTGCCTTTAAATAGTTCTTAAATATTTCAGGGTTGTAATTAGAATGCTAATAGATATTCTATATAAACGTATCAAATTTATAATGGGTCACATACTAGTACATTATAattgtgattatttttatttattgtataTTAATAATGTATTATAGCTAGCTTAGTTGGAAAACTTTTGATTGGTTActagaatattttatatatataaatatatatataatgacatcTTTGTGTAATGGCACAGAAATAAACCGTGACAAGATCGTGACAAGATTAATGGTTTAGAATGTACAAAATATAACTACGGTTTTAAAtatgtggtcataaccaaaccgtggctatatcttgaaccaaaactgtatcgtaaacgttaaattaaaaccgtggctttaccatatagccacagttcTGCAGTCATGGCAAAttcaaaccgcggccttaatcaagctacctaaaccgtggcctaaaaaagccacggttgtaaaaaatgcgtggtctataccaaaaaactgtggactttactttaggccacggccgtatactccacaattggatttccgtggccaaaccgtggcctaagcgttacgccacggttattttgcatatagcctcggttttctgggcgtggcGGGAGACCTTTTTTCCTGTAGTGTGTGTTGATCTGAAAATCGTACGTGTCGACACATAAAAGTAATTTCTTTAGTATCTGTTGACCTAAAATATTTTATGTGTCGACGTATGCAAACAGAAGCTACAATATTTATTATTGTAGTACATATGTCGATCTATGAATGATATGTGTCAACACATACACTTGTGTTTTAACAAATTATTTTTCAAGCTTGCAACTGATTTTTAATGCTATGTAATTCATTTTTGATGCATGATGCCTTTTTCAAACATGTTCTAGGTGCACTATAAAATCCCAAATGCAAATGTGTAAATGATGACTCAGAGATACGTTCAATGTACAGAAATACTAAAGTTTTCTTAGTTTTGGCATCATTCAAAACACCTAATGAGCAAGCACACTCACATGAAGAACTAGAAGCATTATTGAGCCAAATTCTAACTCTTAAAGAGCGAGTGATGGATAATGAGTTTTAAGAAGCTTGGAAAACATTAAATAGCGTAAGTTTTTCCTACAAATTTAACTTAGtttatcaaattattattttctaaatcaatTTGAGAGGTTATATGTTCATTGAGGGGTTGCTGAAACACACATTTGACATAAGATATAATAAAACCAATTGTATATATATCACATCGGTTAAAAGCTACAATCGTGAAGAAATATAGTGATACGCGCCATTTTAAATTGCTAAAATATTGTCGCTAGATATCGAATCCATGACAATGTCACTTTTCACTATGTTGGATATTCAAACTATGCTGAAATGCGACACACTATCCAATTTTTTACCACGACTACTAGGCCTAAGTGAAAAGTAGGTCACTTACCATCACATCATTTATTATCGCAGACTTTCAACCTTGATAAAATTCTTCTCTCATAGTGGTGTAATGTTAACACTTAAATAaactattcatttaaaatatatttttgtttataaatatcTCATCATCAATAACGTATAGCTAACACTTAGGATGAAGgggtttgtcaaaaaaaaaaaaaaacacttaggATGAAGGGGTGATGCGATTGGTACTTATATACTTAATTTGTTCCTAAACTTTGATTGGAGCAAATATTTAAAGTTTAaacattagtatttttttttaagatttgaaTAAACATGATGCATCATCTCAtgtcatatattattttataaaaaaattagaaaggaCAAAACTAGTCTTTAAATAGATTAATAATATATCTTTTAAATCTATACATCATCCTGTTGAGATACCTAaaacatatattattattattctcctCTCTATGAAAATTTCTCATCACCATTACGTATTCCATTATAAAAAAAGCAATACATTGTGCCTTTTCATCCCTAAAATATTGCCACGCTCATCCATTGAAGTATATGACTAGGAATATTATAAGAGGATAGGTAAAATATAACTGTCTGAAAATTGGATTATAACCTGTGGGAATATAATACGaggatatgaaaaaaaaaaaaactacaaattaaaaattgaaatatagcATAGTGTGGACCAGATCCTAAGTTATGCAAAAAATAAATTCATGTGGGCAGGAGTAGTTGGCTGGCTTTACTGCTTAGTGGCCTCTGTTGGACGTTGAAATATAACAAAGAAAAGTCAATAACAAGGCCAAGTCTAATCTTACGGTTAGTTATGACTTCTTCCCATCTATCCTCATTTTGATCCATTCTTTCCTTTCTTCTAGTCTATGGTCTCTATATATATACCATCCACACCTATTCCATTTTTCATAACTCTGATCTACAATTCAACAAAAACATTCCTAAACCTCTCATTTCTTATCAACAAACAAGTTTCAAAGAAACAGACACCTTCAACTAAATTAATCAGCCCATGGTTTCTTTACAAATATTTTCAGCAGCCAGTTTATGTTCTTCTTCTTTGAAGACAGTTAATGCTGCTATCCATCTCCCTAAACTCCCACGTGTATTCTCAATCCCACAACTACCAAAAACAAAGCCCCTTCTTGATGACTTTATTAATGTATCCATAGATCATATTAATACAAATCAATTTGGAAACAATAATGTTGTCATCACCACAAAATCACATGACAGACACAAGAACAAGAATAcagatgatattattattaaactcTATGCAGTCTTGGAAGCTGTTTCCGACAGAGTTGAAATGCATCACAACATTGCCCAACAACGTAACAATTGGAACACTCTTTTATTAAACTCTATCAACATGATTACTCTTACTGCTACAACTTTGGCTGGTGTTGCTTCTGCCGCTGCAACCACTTGCTCTGATTCTTCACTTTTAGCTTTGAAATTATCTTCTGCTCTTTTATTCTCTGCCGCTACTGGGTTATTGCTTATCATGAACAAAATTAATCCTTCTCAACTCACAGAGGAACAAAGAAATGCTACAAGATTGtttaaacaacttcaaacacaaaTCCAAACCACTATTGCAATAGGAAATCCTAGTGAGGAAGATGTCAAAGATGCAATAGAGAGGGTTTTGGCACTGGACAAAGCTTACCCACTTCCATTATTAGGAGCAATGCTTCAAAAATATCCTGCAAAATTTGAGCCTGCTGTTTGGTGGTCTTCCAATAAAGGAAAATCACAAAGCAAGAAAATTGGGAAAATGAATAATGGATGGAGTGAAGAATTAGAAATGGAAATGAGGGAGGTTGTTGAAGTGATAAAGAAAAAAGATGCTGAAGATTATAACAGACTTGGAAACATAGCATTGAAGATAAACAAGAGTTTAGCAGTTGCAGGGCCATTACTCACAGGAATTGCTGCAATTGGATCTACTTTTATAGGTAATAGTAGTCCTGTGGCTGCTTTTGTTCCTCTCTTGGCCGGTTCATTGGCTTCTGCAATTAATACTTTTGAGCATGGTGGCCAAGTTGGAATGGTTTTTGAAATGTATAGAGGCTCTGCTGGTTTCTTTAACTTGTTAGAAACCTCAGTTGAATCAACTTTAAGTGAGAAAGATTTAGAGAAAAGAGAAAATGGAGAGTTGTTTGAAATGAAGATGGCTTTGCAGTTGGGAAGAAGTGTATCAAATCTGAGGGAACTTGCCTCAAAATCAGCTTCCAGTCGCATAAATGAATTTGCCAGCAAGCTCTTCTAAGTTAATATTCAGACACAACACATTCTTTTGCTACTTAATGTATAGATTTCACATTCTTTTATTCTTTCATGCATATACATTGTTAGGCCTCTGACATAGAAAGCAAATGTAAATATTGACCACAGATTATTTGATCTGCAAATATTGATATACAACCTCTAACTTCAGCACATTGTTGAGTTTTCACGATATCTATCTACTTTTCCTTAGTTCTTTGATTTACAAATAATAAATTCTCCCCTATTTATGAGCTCCAAGGGAGAGTTCCTTGATTATTCTAGAAACTTCAACAAAGTGAACGAAAGACATATCTACATGTGGTCGTTGGCTTAAAAACCGATTTGAGATTTCGCGTGGATAAGAGAGTTGACCTCTGCTCATTGTAGATCAATTTGATGGAGTTTTATAAACAAGTTATGTGTGCTTtcgtcttttattttctttttctgaatgTGGTTTTTTTTCACTGTTTGACAGATTAATTTTGTCTGAAgctcattttctttttttattgttCTTTATCCTACACATCAACATTTTTAGTGTGTTTAAACCTTGAACTAATTCAATTTTTACCACAAGTGCCATCCACCGTGGAGAAAAGGTGTTTAAATATATAAGTGAGCACCTTGGATTCTAAAAGTGATATCAGGAATTTTTCTTAGAGACATAATTTTAGGTTGTGGAAAGTGAAAATACAAACAATTTTAATCTAACGAAAGTGTGCAGAAGCATTGAAGGGTAAAACATTGATTTTTGCAAGCCTAAAACAAGTAGAGAAAACCGAGAACGTGGATAATGAAAGAAATACCATTATCTTGTGCTTTAGAGAATAATGGTCTAAAATGGCGGATTGTGTATTTTTGCTACTGCCATTGTTATTGCTCATGAATCATTAGCTATTCAAGACTTTTATGACAAtactaataaaaatttaaaactaggGTATGTCAATAATATGAGTTTGGTTGACCTAGCTAAACAAGGTTTGGTAGAAAgtgagaaattaaataaataaaaatttaattgaataccAAGAAAATAGTATATGATGAAGATTGTGACTGGTGTGCAAAGTTCTAGTAGATTGTTTGAATATATTCACTCGAATCTACGAGGTCTGGTAAGGGTGTCAACTCATAGGAGTAGTTTTTTATTTTCTCGCAATTATTGAAGATTTTTCTAGAAGAGTATGAGtgtacattttaaaaataaaaatggcaCCTTTGAAAAGTTCAAGGAATAACATACTCTTCTATGAAATCAATTAGTATGTTGAGAACTAAAAATGGTCTGAAGATGATTTTATAGTAGTTTAATGTGTTTTACAAGAAATATAATATAAAGAGGCATAGAAGCATTGAtggaacacctcaacaaaatggcttAGAAGAATGCATGAATAAGACCATTTTGGAGAGGGTAGGATGTATGTTGTTGGGAGATCAGTCACCAAAAATTTATGGGGCGAATCCGTTTCTACAACAACCTACTTAATCAATAAGGTTTGAATGGGAAAACAAATAAACTAAtcatttttgaaggtttttggagCCTTGAACTTTGCGTACATCAAGTTAGACAAGCTTGATGCTAGGGATGTGAAGTGCTTCTATATTGGTTATCCTGAAAGTGTGAAAGGTTACAAGATTTGGAAGATGGATCCTAGAGGATAAAAAATTGTCAAAATAACTTTCTTACATGGAGACCTTGAAGAGATAATTTACACGGAGAAACCTGGATATTTTTTTCGACGATAAGTCTAAGGCATGTCTTTTTTGAAAGAGTATTTGTATAGGTCAAAATAAATCTCAAGGTACTAATATCATCAGTTTGATGAATTTCTTTTTAAGCATGTTTTATGAGAAAAAATTATGATAGCTATGTATACATATTCAAAAGCAATGAGAAATTCATTTTCTTCCTTATTTTGTAGTTGATGGTGTCTTGATGGCAAGCTCTAGCAAAAAAGAGATAGGAAATGCATTAGATACTTTGAATTTAGAATTTGAGATGAAAGATATTGGTGAAGCTAATATGACCCGGAGGATGGATATCTTGAGGAGATACAAGAAGAGTGAATTATTCTTATCTTAATTTAGTTGTTTGGAACAACTATAGGCTAGAAGGAATATCAATAATCATTGGTCATATTATCTTCCAATCTAGTGAAATATATTGCCCTTGTTAAAGGGTCAAAGAAGTTATATGGTTTAGAGGAATGATTGGGGAGTTAGGGATTATTCGAGAAAGTGCAAAGATAAATTGTGATAATTAAAGTTCCATTCTTTTGGCCAATCATAAAATGTATTATAAGAGGATAAAACATATTGACATTCATTTGCACTTCATATGAGGCACAATAGATTTGAAATATATTATGGTTCATAAAGTGGCTTTATAAGAGAATCTAACAGATACGTTCACTAAATTATTGCCCAAATCAAGGTTCAACATTTCTTGGATTTGTTCAAGTTATTTGAAGAGTGAGTCAAGCTTTGGAGAGAGTAACATGATGTTCAATGGGTAAATTGAAATCAACATCAATTTCAAAGCCACGGTGGAGAATTGTGGTGATTGACTTAAAAACCAATTTGTGATTTCGCATTAAGGCATCATGTTTGGCACAAATGCAGTGCATTCTAGGAACACAATACATCATGGGTGAACAAAATACGCTCATTCATTTCTTCATAAACACAATTTGTTTCATGGAAGCGAGCAACACCCCTCTTCAACATATCAAAGACAATCTTAGCCTTTTTTCGGTATCAAATTGAGTGTGGTAAAATTTTTGTGAGAGAAACTTTGAGAGACAAAAGGAGGGATTCTAGTGGTTTATTGTTCTAAGAATTAGAAGACCTTTAAGTATATCTAAAGGGACTAAGAAACACTTTTAGATACCTTAGATTTGTGTGATTCATATGTTAAGAGTTTGAGAGATTAAAAACCACTTGTGtaatgaaatttgatttgaagactATTGTTTTGTAACACATCTTGTAATatcttataataatttttaaagtaTAATTAATAAGATATCCGCTCTTTCCAAGAGTAGATCAATTTGATAGAACTAGATAAACAAATTTTGTATTATCGTATTttatcttattcttcttcttatgGTTTGTGTAAGCTGTTTGACATATTAATATGAGTGATTATAACAAAATGCCTCATCATAATCAATCTTAGTCGTTTGATAATAATCTTGTATGTTTTATTCCCCCTTAcgtttttattttccttgcacTATTTCTTGGTATCGACAGCCTTATGCTCTTTTAAATGTGAGAAAAGTTGTCACATATCATTATTCTtgatgacttttattttatcgtCCATTGCATCTCTACATATTTTATTTAGCACAACTTCTTTGAAGTTCTTTGATTCATAATTTGAAGACACTACaaaaaaaaggtctcctgccacgCCCAAGAAATCGAGGCTATATGTAAAATGATACTGAAACTATGagtggaaataggccaggccaATAACAGGGgtctacaggctagcctatataggctcaggccagaccacacattatttttaaatagaaaaggcctaggcttttttataagcctatttagttaaaaaggctaggccccAGACTctaaaaaaagccttttaagcctatcaggccggcctatttaaatatgtatgaataatttttaatttcattatgttatgttttgtactttgaattaaaatacataaataaaaattggttattttgaagaacttctgaaaataagatgaaaacaccggATGAACATTGTTCTCATAagttcttttagttagttagtctatttaaatattattttaattgcttatttatatatgtctaaaataaataggcttttatgtaggctaacaggctaaccaggccttcgaaaaggccaggctcaggcctaaaaaataagcctacgacaggctacaggccaggcttaggcttcagtttttttgacaggccagacttaggcttggcaaagcctagctcggcccagcctatttccacccctaactgAAATGTTCAAATCAGGCATTGCTTATTTCAAAAATTCTAATAGGGCAGTGAATGACGTATTTCTCCAGCCGTGGAGACATTTCAACAAGTAGAGTCGAATCGTGAATGATAACGAAGAGAAGTCTTTGCATCCAGGGTACAGTTCTTGTTCCGCCTCTTTAATCAAATTGTAAAACGTTCTATCCCCGTCATTGGGATCTTCATGAACTCCGTGTGCTTCTGCCCTATCTCcatatatatcatgcaataagCCAGGAATGTCATCATGTGATCCCTCATGATCTTCCATCCCATCACCAATTTCCATAGACCTTTGTAGGTTCTCCCCATGGTGCAACCAAACGTCATAACCTTTTAGAAAACCTTTGGCTATTAGGCGATCCTTAATAATATCCCTTGTTTTCCAATACAAATTTTTACACTTAGCACAAGGGCATAGAAGCTCATCTCCTTGAGGTCTTCCATTAGTGAAGGCAAAGTCTAAAAATCGAGTAACACCGTTGATATACACTTGACTAAACCACGGAAATTTAGTCCACTCTTTGTCCATCACTTGATAATCTAAATATTTGAAACACAACACATAACACATTCAAAACACATAAAACATTCAAAACTGAATTCATACAAAAAAAATGTACTAACAGTACCAAAACATGTGCTGCAATGACTTTAATTTCCAAAAACAGAaccaaaaaatattacaaaaacatGTAATTGTTAACTGTCAGAAACAAAAACAAACTCACATATAAAATTTCATAAGACTAATGAGGTATGTCTCTTTATACCTCAATCAAACAATGTATGAACTAtgaactaaatcaaacaacatatcCAACAAGACTTTATTCAACAACAGGTTTTCCAGTACCACCCAATCCTAATTTTAACAATATAAATGGAATAAAACTATCACATTGGCCACAAGACAGGGACAAAATCTTTGCAAGAATTATTGTATATACATTATACCTAATTTACAACTAATTAGGTAAGAAAAGCACTAACATGATTACTGATTACTGTAGTATGCAGATAAACAATAGCAAGGAAAAAGTGCATCTATTTATTGCTTTAGGTGAAATGATTACAGTTTCAAAATCATCAACCAAAATTAGCCAAAAATAAAAGAGGAGTTAAAACCTGCTCAGAAAAATCAATCTTCTTGCCGTGTGATCCTTTGTCCAAGCCAATCTATGAAAGACAAAACAAACAATTCACTCATTTTTTATGTTAAGCACGCAATATTCTATACATGTGATGCATGGAAATTAGAGCAAAGCCAATTTCATTTAGAAATTTAGAAAAAGAAACTATTAACATGCATCTCAGCATGTACAATGTATTGAAGCCACCCACATAAGCTATGGCATCTTCTGTATCTAATAGTGAAAAACAGAACCAGTATGTATATTACAAGTTTGGTACCTGCCAATGTTCGAAAAATGAAAACAGAGCCTATAATGTTCCACACATGAAAACTTGCTATCTTGGTACTATGTACTGATAGAGCCATGTTCTTTTATCCTTTATTGCACTTTCAAGTTTCAAATTCAAAGGTTTAAAATTGAAGTCTCTAAGTGCAGTTGTGCCGCA from Vicia villosa cultivar HV-30 ecotype Madison, WI linkage group LG4, Vvil1.0, whole genome shotgun sequence encodes the following:
- the LOC131599895 gene encoding probable F-box protein At4g22030, which codes for MVSLQIFSAASLCSSSLKTVNAAIHLPKLPRVFSIPQLPKTKPLLDDFINVSIDHINTNQFGNNNVVITTKSHDRHKNKNTDDIIIKLYAVLEAVSDRVEMHHNIAQQRNNWNTLLLNSINMITLTATTLAGVASAAATTCSDSSLLALKLSSALLFSAATGLLLIMNKINPSQLTEEQRNATRLFKQLQTQIQTTIAIGNPSEEDVKDAIERVLALDKAYPLPLLGAMLQKYPAKFEPAVWWSSNKGKSQSKKIGKMNNGWSEELEMEMREVVEVIKKKDAEDYNRLGNIALKINKSLAVAGPLLTGIAAIGSTFIGNSSPVAAFVPLLAGSLASAINTFEHGGQVGMVFEMYRGSAGFFNLLETSVESTLSEKDLEKRENGELFEMKMALQLGRSVSNLRELASKSASSRINEFASKLF